From one Magnolia sinica isolate HGM2019 chromosome 18, MsV1, whole genome shotgun sequence genomic stretch:
- the LOC131233045 gene encoding berberine bridge enzyme-like D-1: protein MERFQPNPITLFIFISLLTPSLAEFTNFISCLNSNDVKNFTLQPRPDNDPSSTYYTLLQISIQNVRFAQPTFPKPLAIILPNTKEQLAGAIICCRQQETLAIRIRSGGHSYEGLSSVADETPFVIIDMMNINHVAVNVGSLTAWVEAGATLGETYHAIATLSSSHGFPAGSCPTVGSGGHIGGGGFGLLSRKYGLASDNVIDAILIDGDGQFLDRKGMGEDVFWAIRGGGGGTWGVLYAWKIKLVEVSKTVTAFIVSRPGSRRQVAKLVHKWQFVAPGLEDEFYLSVFVGTDLPEVQTVGISATFKGFYLGPKTGMLSSINRVFPELEIGEEDCMEMSWIESVVYFSGLKNGSSVDQLKDRVLHDKGFFKAKSDYIRVPISVKGIYGLIDILEMEPKGYVILDPYGGMMNRITNDSLPFPHRSGNLYSIQYIVSWHEEENQRSDELINWVRGFYNRMAPYASKGPRAAYVNYLDLDLGVMNCSASRSENAVEIARSWGEKYFMGNYDRLVQAKTIIDPKNVFNNPQSIPPLPLVEIAMVFERERERGSITNESV, encoded by the coding sequence ATGGAAAGATTTCAGCCAAACCCAATTACACTATTCATCTTCATCTCCTTACTAACTCCCTCTTTAGCTGAATTCACCAACTTCATCTCTTGTTTAAATTCTAATGATGTAAAGAACTTCACCCTTCAACCTCGACCCGACAACGATCCTTCTTCAACGTACTACACCTTACTCCAAATCTCCATTCAAAACGTCCGATTCGCCCAACCCACATTTCCTAAGCCACTTGCTATCATCTTACCCAATACCAAAGAGCAACTCGCTGGTGCAATTATCTGTTGTAGGCAGCAAGAGACATTGGCTATAAGAATAAGAAGTGGGGGCCACAGCTATGAAGGATTATCATCCGTTGCTGATGAAACTCCCTTCGTGATCATTGACATGATGAATATAAACCATGTTGCAGTCAACGTAGGCTCGCTAACTGCTTGGGTTGAAGCCGGTGCAACGCTCGGTGAGACGTACCATGCAATTGCTACATTGAGCAGTTCACATGGATTCCCAGCTGGGTCTTGTCCGACGGTTGGGAGTGGAGGCCACATCGGTGGAGGTGGGTTCGGGTTGTTATCGAGGAAGTACGGCCTCGCTTCTGACAATGTGATTGATGCAATACTAATCGATGGTGACGGACAGTTTCTCGATCGCAAAGGTATGGGAGAAGACGTGTTTTGGGCGATACGAGGAGGTGGTGGTGGGACTTGGGGAGTTCTTTATGCTTGGAAAATCAAACTAGTTGAGGTCTCGAAAACCGTTACAGCTTTCATCGTTTCAAGACCGGGTAGCAGACGCCAAGTAGCTAAGTTAGTACATAAATGGCAATTTGTGGCGCCCGGACTCGAAGATGAATTCTACTTATCAGTTTTTGTTGGTACTGATTTGCCTGAAGTCCAAACAGTTGGGATATCCGCGACATTCAAAGGCTTCTATCTTGGTCCCAAGACCGGTATGTTATCTTCCATCAATCGGGTCTTCCCAGAACTGGAAATAGGAGAAGAAGATTGCATGGAAATGAGCTGGATTGAATCGGTAGTATACTTCTCTGGTCTGAAAAATGGTAGCTCAGTCGACCAGTTGAAAGACCGGGTTTTGCATGATAAAGGGTTCTTCAAGGCAAAATCAGACTACATAAGGGTCCCGATTTCTGTCAAAGGTATATATGGTTTGATTGATATACTTGAGATGGAACCCAAAGGGTACGTGATCTTGGACCCTTATGGTGGAATGATGAATAGAATAACAAACGATTCTCTACCTTTTCCTCACCGGAGTGGAAATCTTTACTCAATTCAGTATATTGTGTCATGGCAtgaagaagaaaatcaaagaagtgATGAGCTAATCAACTGGGTTCGAGGGTTTTACAACCGCATGGCGCCTTACGCTTCTAAGGGTCCACGGGCTGCTTATGTAAACTATTTGGACCTTGACCTTGGGGTGATGAATTGCAGCGCTAGTAGGTCAGAGAATGCAGTGGAGATAGCTAGAAGTTGGGGTGAGAAGTATTTCATGGGGAATTACGATCGATTGGTTCAAGCAAAAACGATTATCGATCCAAAAAATGTGTTTAATAACCCTCAGAGCATTCCTCCACTACCATTGGTAGAGATTGCCAtggtttttgagagagagagagagagagggagtataACGAATGAATCTGTATAA